One window from the genome of Choloepus didactylus isolate mChoDid1 chromosome 2, mChoDid1.pri, whole genome shotgun sequence encodes:
- the ATPAF1 gene encoding ATP synthase mitochondrial F1 complex assembly factor 1 isoform X3 yields MELARGPPAAADPPEEEEAGAAMAALAGGAGPAVLQVAGLYRGLCTVRSRAPGLGLVSPAQLRVFPVRRGSDRPTGDSDGSGVGAELESNPFYDRYRDKIQQLRRSDPAAFESRLEKRSELWKQPVGHSKQGDFIKCVEQKTDALGKQSMSRGFTKDKTLSSIFNIEMVKDKTAEEIKQIWQQYFASKDTVYAVIPEEKFDLIWNRAQSCPTFLCALPRREGYEFFVGQWTGTELHFTALINIQTRGEAAASQLILYHYPELKEEKGIVLMTAEMDSTFLQVSG; encoded by the exons ATGGAGCTGGCGCGCGGGCCCCCGGCCGCTGCCGACCCAcctgaggaggaggaggcgggGGCGGCCATGGCAGCTCTGGCGGGGGGTGCAGGCCCGGCCGTCCTGCAGGTGGCCGGCCTCTACCGGGGTCTCTGCACCGTGCGCAGCCGCGCCCCAGGCCTGGGGCTCGTGTCACCCGCGCAGTTGCGCGTGTTCCCGGTGCGCCGCGGCTCGGACCGGCCCACAGGGGACTCCGATGGCAGCGGGGTCGGGGCCGAGCTCGAATCCAACCCCTTTTACGACCGCTACCGTGACAAGATCCAGCAGCTGCGCAG GTCTGACCCAGCTGCTTTTGAGTCCCGCCTGGAAAAGCGCAGTGAGCTTTGGAAGCAGCCAGTGGGGCACTCCAAGCAAGGAGACTTCATCAAATGTGTGGAGCAGAAG ACAGACGCCTTGGGGAAACAATCTATGAGCAGAGGATTCACTAAGGACAAG actcTCAGTTCAATCTTTAACATTGAAATGGTGAAAGACAAAActgcagaagaaataaaacag ATTTGGCAGCAGTATTTTGCATCAAAAGATACAGTCTACGCAGTTATTCCT GAGGAGAAGTTTGATTTGATCTGGAACCGGGCTCAGTCCTGTCCAACG tttctgtgtgCACTACCAAGAAGGGAAGGTTATGAGTTTTTTGTAGGACAATGGACAGGTACTGAACTCCACTTCACTGCACTTATCAATATTCAG ACCCGTGGAGAAGCTGCAGCCAGCCAGCTGATTTTATACCACTACCCTGAACTTAAGGAAGAAAAGGGCATAGTGCTGATGACAGCAGAAATGGACTCCACATTTCTG caggtgagtggataa